TACCAGAGATTTAGACGACGTTTGCAACAAATGGAAATCATACCATTAGGTAGGCATCTATCTGACAAATCAAACAAGAAAGTGAAACTTCGCGAGATATTAGAAAAGAAATTAAGACAAAAGTAAGACTGAATTTTCTGTCCTATTAATTTATAAGATTTTAGCTCAATTTCTTTATATTCTTAgtcctatatatttataatcctTTGTATTTCTGTATACTTGTACTGTTCTACTATAAGACTATCATgggaacaaaaatatattatgataaaaataaaatatttacaataaaatttgttatttattttattattgtaaaaaattactaattatatgtataaatctaCCGCGATTCCACTGcagttaaaatttcaatttgttcCTCTAAATTCACCAGTTTTTCCTGAAGACATTTCACAATGTATTTGTATGTCTCTATGTTATGGCCTGTGTTTTTTTTGGAGGATCTTGAttcttccatattttttttcaagatatcCACATGTCTCCTGTTTTGGGCTACAAGCTCCAATAATCTTGCGTTTAAGtgattttgtttctttatcaAAAGCCATTGTTGAACCTCTATGGGAGCATCAATTCTACATTTCAAGTCTTCTGAGACCATCTTGTCAAAGTTAATAGGTTCTTTGAGTTTAAGTAAATTGTTCTTGATATCATTTACAAGTTCTGCCTGGGTAAGTTTGTTTAAACCTTTgtcaattttatctttattatcatactgaaagaaataaaaaaatttaataaaccaGTCTGTCAATATCTATAATGATAGAGCTAATAAGTATACATCATAAAACCAAGTCTTTTAGTTGCATGTCTTCCCTAGAATAACTTAACTAGACCTTGATGTGATATTGATAGTTTTTtgataaaactatataaacatgTCTCAACAGAGTGAAAAG
This window of the Bicyclus anynana chromosome 19, ilBicAnyn1.1, whole genome shotgun sequence genome carries:
- the LOC112048862 gene encoding uncharacterized protein LOC112048862, which gives rise to MSQTHCAVQGCKTSIYNKQIGVYFFPCPVSHEMRDKWLHALRNKCAVLDWTKSRICSKHFENKYFDSQRKLKDIAIPTLFPMVHKGPKYDNKDKIDKGLNKLTQAELVNDIKNNLLKLKEPINFDKMVSEDLKCRIDAPIEVQQWLLIKKQNHLNARLLELVAQNRRHVDILKKNMEESRSSKKNTGHNIETYKYIVKCLQEKLVNLEEQIEILTAVESR